Proteins encoded in a region of the Pseudomonas sp. PDNC002 genome:
- a CDS encoding CPCC family cysteine-rich protein: protein MLYTCPCCGYFSFGDPPGSYEICEICFWEDDHLQLCFPDARGGANAVSLIEAQVNFVQWGACERRFRTQVRPATIDDEKDERWFPLWQKRVELPDEEAPLSGEEACYWLRTPT, encoded by the coding sequence ATGCTCTACACCTGCCCCTGCTGCGGCTACTTCAGTTTCGGCGACCCTCCGGGGTCGTACGAAATCTGCGAGATCTGCTTCTGGGAAGACGATCACCTGCAGCTGTGCTTCCCCGACGCGCGCGGCGGCGCCAACGCCGTCAGCCTGATCGAGGCGCAGGTCAACTTCGTGCAATGGGGCGCCTGTGAACGGCGCTTCCGCACCCAGGTGCGACCGGCGACCATCGACGACGAGAAAGACGAGCGCTGGTTCCCGCTATGGCAAAAGCGCGTGGAATTGCCGGACGAGGAAGCGCCCCTGTCCGGCGAGGAAGCCTGCTACTGGCTGCGCACGCCAACCTGA
- a CDS encoding LysE family translocator, with the protein MPSLESLSLFFIATLALNLTPGPDMLYVASRSAAQGTAAGLMSTLGIGAGCVVHMLAAAFGLSALLMMSSVAFGVLKWLGALYLIWLGVQLIRGAWREQRRAELEPARLSRVFLQGMMVNVFNPKVALFFLAFLPQFVPAGSPDFVLQILCLGLLFNLGGCLVNAVVSVIAGRVGNRVGSNPMWRRWQQTASGGLIVAMGVGLAFSSRR; encoded by the coding sequence ATGCCCAGCCTCGAAAGCCTCAGCCTGTTTTTCATCGCGACCCTCGCACTCAACCTCACCCCCGGCCCGGACATGCTCTACGTGGCCTCGCGTTCGGCCGCCCAGGGCACGGCGGCCGGTCTGATGTCGACCCTCGGGATCGGCGCCGGCTGTGTGGTGCACATGCTGGCCGCGGCCTTCGGCCTGTCGGCGCTGCTGATGATGTCCAGCGTGGCCTTCGGCGTGCTCAAGTGGCTGGGGGCGCTCTACCTGATCTGGCTCGGCGTGCAACTGATCCGTGGCGCCTGGCGCGAACAGAGACGCGCCGAGCTCGAACCGGCGCGCCTGAGTCGGGTGTTTCTGCAGGGCATGATGGTCAACGTGTTCAACCCGAAGGTAGCGCTGTTCTTCCTCGCCTTCCTGCCGCAGTTCGTTCCTGCCGGCAGCCCGGACTTCGTGCTGCAGATTCTTTGCCTCGGCCTGCTGTTCAACCTCGGCGGATGCCTGGTAAATGCCGTGGTCTCGGTGATCGCCGGGCGCGTCGGCAACCGCGTGGGCAGCAACCCGATGTGGCGGCGCTGGCAGCAGACCGCCTCGGGCGGGTTGATCGTCGCCATGGGCGTCGGCCTGGCTTTCAGCAGCCGCCGCTGA
- a CDS encoding YcgN family cysteine cluster protein produces the protein MAAKVEPFWKRKTLDQLDQEEWESLCDGCGLCCLQKLEDEDDGAVYYTRIACKLLDLKTCRCTDYANRRASVPDCIQLTPAQADEFQWLPPTCGYRLVSEGKDLPLWHHLVCGDPDAVHHERISQSGRMLSENSVAEDDWEEHLIFRAG, from the coding sequence ATGGCCGCCAAAGTCGAACCCTTCTGGAAACGCAAGACCCTCGACCAGCTCGATCAGGAGGAGTGGGAGTCGCTGTGCGACGGCTGCGGCCTGTGCTGCCTGCAGAAGCTGGAGGACGAGGACGACGGTGCCGTCTACTACACGCGCATCGCCTGCAAGCTGCTGGACCTGAAGACCTGCCGTTGCACCGACTACGCCAACCGCCGCGCCAGTGTGCCCGACTGCATCCAGCTCACCCCTGCCCAGGCCGATGAATTCCAGTGGCTGCCGCCGACCTGTGGCTACCGCCTGGTGTCCGAGGGCAAGGATCTGCCGCTTTGGCACCACCTGGTCTGCGGTGATCCGGACGCCGTGCACCACGAGCGTATCTCGCAATCGGGGCGCATGCTCAGCGAGAACTCGGTGGCCGAGGATGACTGGGAAGAACACCTGATCTTCCGCGCCGGCTGA
- a CDS encoding nitroreductase family protein codes for MSANPRVSEHPIDPQFINRWSPRAFNGEAIPQETLLSFIEAARWAPSSFNSQPWRFLFALRDTPNWQRYLNLLGEFNRGWAQHASALVVVLSKTTFAPPGSTEEKPALWHSFDTGSAWGFLALQASLAGWHTHGMAGFDRELARTELKVPADHEIHAVIAIGKLGDKSILSESLQAREVPNARRPLAEIVAEGDFSL; via the coding sequence ATGAGCGCCAACCCCCGCGTTTCCGAGCACCCCATCGACCCGCAGTTCATCAATCGCTGGTCGCCCCGCGCCTTCAACGGCGAAGCCATTCCCCAGGAGACCCTGCTGAGCTTCATCGAGGCCGCGCGCTGGGCGCCCTCCTCCTTCAACTCGCAGCCCTGGCGCTTCCTCTTCGCCCTGCGCGACACGCCGAACTGGCAGCGTTACCTGAACCTGCTGGGCGAGTTCAACCGCGGCTGGGCGCAGCACGCCTCGGCGCTGGTGGTCGTGCTGTCGAAGACCACCTTCGCCCCGCCCGGCTCCACCGAAGAGAAGCCGGCGCTGTGGCACAGCTTCGACACCGGTTCCGCCTGGGGCTTCCTCGCCCTGCAGGCGAGCCTGGCCGGCTGGCACACCCATGGCATGGCCGGCTTCGACCGCGAATTGGCGCGCACTGAGCTGAAAGTCCCGGCGGACCACGAAATCCACGCGGTGATCGCCATTGGCAAGTTGGGCGACAAGTCGATCCTCTCCGAGAGCCTGCAGGCCCGCGAAGTCCCGAACGCCCGCCGTCCGCTGGCGGAGATCGTGGCCGAGGGCGATTTCTCGCTCTGA
- a CDS encoding D-2-hydroxyacid dehydrogenase, translated as MRLLVLDREHALYAALLMAAEPRLTVISGNNPDNLLEAAAECPVWLGEPDLAARLLRQGVHPVWIQSSWAGITPLLADDLPKDYALTRAVGIFGQVMTEYVLTYMLAHERQMLGRLASQVGVQWDDRVPGSLSGRQVLIVGTGEIGQAVAHMLAPFGVDLVGVAKHPRALVPFGRMGGMDDLPRLAETADYVINLLPDTADTQDIYNLALFQRMKPTALFLNAGRGTSVVDEDLVAALEANQLAGAVIDVCRQEPLPPQHPFWHTPRLLLTGHTAAPTLPSLLIDLFRDNLTRFWAGQAMRGEVDFSRGY; from the coding sequence ATGCGCCTTCTCGTACTCGATCGTGAACACGCTCTCTACGCCGCCCTGCTCATGGCGGCCGAACCTCGTTTGACGGTGATTTCCGGCAACAACCCGGACAACCTGCTCGAAGCCGCGGCCGAATGCCCGGTCTGGCTCGGTGAGCCCGACCTCGCCGCACGCCTGCTGCGCCAGGGTGTGCACCCGGTGTGGATCCAGTCGAGCTGGGCGGGCATCACCCCGTTGCTGGCCGACGACCTGCCCAAGGACTATGCGTTGACCCGCGCGGTCGGCATCTTCGGCCAGGTCATGACTGAATATGTGCTGACCTACATGCTTGCCCACGAGCGGCAGATGCTTGGCCGCCTGGCCAGCCAGGTTGGCGTGCAGTGGGACGACCGCGTGCCCGGCAGCCTGAGTGGCCGCCAGGTGCTGATCGTCGGCACCGGCGAGATCGGCCAGGCCGTGGCGCACATGCTGGCGCCTTTCGGCGTTGACCTGGTCGGTGTGGCGAAGCATCCGCGCGCGCTGGTGCCTTTCGGCCGCATGGGCGGAATGGACGACCTGCCGCGTCTGGCCGAGACCGCCGACTATGTGATCAACCTGCTGCCCGACACGGCGGATACCCAGGACATCTACAACCTGGCGCTGTTCCAGCGTATGAAGCCTACCGCGCTGTTCCTCAACGCCGGGCGCGGCACGTCGGTGGTGGACGAGGATCTGGTTGCCGCGCTGGAAGCCAACCAACTGGCCGGTGCGGTGATCGATGTCTGCCGCCAGGAGCCGCTACCGCCGCAGCATCCGTTCTGGCACACACCGCGCCTGCTGCTGACCGGGCATACCGCTGCGCCGACGCTGCCGAGCCTGTTGATCGATCTGTTCCGCGACAACCTCACCCGCTTCTGGGCCGGGCAGGCGATGCGCGGCGAAGTGGATTTCTCCCGCGGTTACTGA
- a CDS encoding YcgL domain-containing protein: protein MKRICSIYKSPRKNEMYLYVDKREALSRVPEALLTVFGAPQHTFDLVLSPERQLAREDINVVLENIEKQGFHLQMPPAEEEYIEHLPEELLRRNDPV, encoded by the coding sequence ATGAAACGCATCTGCTCCATCTATAAAAGTCCGCGCAAGAACGAGATGTACCTGTACGTCGACAAGCGCGAAGCCCTGAGCCGCGTACCCGAGGCGCTGCTCACCGTGTTCGGCGCGCCGCAGCACACCTTCGACCTGGTCCTGAGCCCGGAGCGCCAACTGGCCCGGGAGGACATCAACGTCGTGCTGGAGAACATCGAGAAGCAGGGTTTCCACCTGCAGATGCCGCCAGCGGAGGAGGAGTACATCGAGCACCTGCCCGAGGAGCTGCTGCGCAGGAACGATCCTGTCTGA
- the rnd gene encoding ribonuclease D, with protein MTVLDIQWIRDDATLERKCQDWKELPYLALDTEFMRVDTFYPLAGLVQVGDGTGVWLIDPLLIRDWSPFAALLESPLVVKVFHACGEDLEVFQRLTGSLPQPLFDTQLAAAYLGMPHSMGYSKLVLEILGLDLPKDETRSDWLQRPLTDMQVRYAAEDVQHLAEVYVKLAPRLSDEKLQWLLADGADLVSNQTRVSDPQQAYQDVKLAWKLNPQQLSVLRELCVWREEQARLRNQPRNRVLREHTLWPLARFQPADKVALARIDDMHPRTVRQDGDTLIALIAHAAKLPEADRPETLPEPLPREVTPVLKMLREVGQKEAERLGMAPELMLRKKILEALLKTGWPNGPYQLPESLQGWRRELMGQALLDSLAAPTSE; from the coding sequence GTGACCGTCCTCGATATTCAGTGGATTCGCGACGATGCCACCCTGGAGCGCAAGTGCCAGGATTGGAAAGAATTGCCCTACCTCGCGCTCGATACCGAGTTCATGCGTGTCGATACCTTCTACCCGTTGGCCGGCCTGGTGCAGGTGGGCGATGGAACCGGCGTGTGGCTGATCGACCCGCTGCTGATCCGCGACTGGTCGCCGTTCGCCGCGCTGCTCGAGTCGCCGCTGGTGGTGAAGGTGTTCCATGCCTGCGGCGAAGACCTGGAGGTCTTCCAGCGCCTGACCGGGAGCCTGCCGCAACCGCTGTTCGATACCCAGCTGGCCGCCGCCTACCTGGGCATGCCGCACTCCATGGGGTATTCCAAGCTGGTGCTGGAAATCCTCGGCCTCGACCTGCCCAAGGACGAGACGCGCTCCGACTGGCTGCAGCGTCCGCTGACCGACATGCAGGTGCGCTACGCCGCCGAAGACGTGCAGCACCTGGCCGAGGTCTACGTGAAGCTGGCGCCACGCCTGAGCGACGAGAAACTGCAGTGGCTGCTCGCCGACGGCGCGGACCTGGTGAGCAACCAGACCCGCGTCAGCGACCCGCAGCAGGCCTACCAGGACGTCAAGCTGGCCTGGAAGCTCAATCCCCAGCAACTCTCCGTATTGCGTGAGCTCTGCGTCTGGCGGGAAGAGCAGGCACGTCTGCGCAACCAGCCGCGCAACCGCGTCCTGCGCGAACACACCCTGTGGCCCCTGGCGCGTTTCCAGCCGGCCGACAAGGTCGCGCTGGCGCGGATCGACGACATGCACCCGCGCACCGTGCGCCAGGATGGCGACACCCTCATCGCGCTGATCGCCCACGCGGCGAAACTGCCCGAGGCCGACCGCCCGGAAACCCTCCCCGAGCCACTGCCGCGCGAAGTCACGCCGGTGCTGAAGATGCTGCGCGAAGTCGGCCAGAAAGAGGCCGAGCGCCTGGGCATGGCGCCCGAGCTGATGCTGCGCAAGAAAATCCTCGAAGCACTGCTCAAGACTGGCTGGCCGAACGGCCCCTACCAACTGCCCGAATCGCTACAGGGCTGGCGCCGCGAGCTGATGGGCCAGGCACTGCTGGACAGCCTCGCTGCTCCCACCTCCGAATAA
- a CDS encoding SMP-30/gluconolactonase/LRE family protein has product MKKFLGLVVLLAAALAVYLALTPSPIDPLAWTPPKAPTLTGVMEPNDTLMKAELLAQGQIVGPEDTAVDSQGRVFAGLDDGRIVRIGADGKAETFVETGGRPLGLAFDKAGNLIVADAWKGLLEIDPQGKIRVLTDSADGIPFAFTDDLDIASDGRIYFSDASSRFHQPDYILDLLEARPHGRLLRYDPATGKTETLLKELYFANGVALSQNEDFVLVNETYRYRITRYWLKGEKAGQHDVFIDNLPGLPDNLASDRHGTFWVALPSPRKADADLIQQLPWLKRQLTKLPRAVLPKPVPYGLVIQVNEKGEIVRSLHDTSGQHLRMVTSAKPVNGMLYLGSLENDRIGRLTLH; this is encoded by the coding sequence ATGAAGAAATTCCTCGGGTTGGTCGTCCTGCTGGCCGCCGCCCTGGCCGTTTACCTGGCACTCACACCCAGCCCCATCGACCCGCTGGCCTGGACGCCACCCAAGGCGCCAACGCTGACCGGCGTGATGGAGCCCAATGACACGCTGATGAAGGCCGAACTGCTCGCCCAGGGCCAGATCGTCGGCCCCGAAGACACCGCCGTGGACAGCCAGGGCCGCGTCTTCGCCGGGCTGGATGACGGGCGCATCGTGCGCATCGGCGCCGACGGCAAGGCCGAAACCTTCGTCGAGACCGGCGGCCGCCCGCTGGGCCTGGCCTTCGACAAGGCCGGCAACCTGATCGTCGCCGATGCCTGGAAGGGGCTGCTGGAGATCGACCCGCAGGGCAAGATCCGCGTACTGACCGACTCGGCCGACGGCATTCCCTTCGCGTTCACCGACGACCTGGACATCGCCAGCGATGGACGCATCTATTTCAGCGATGCCTCCAGCCGCTTCCACCAACCCGACTACATCCTCGACCTGCTCGAAGCCCGCCCCCACGGCCGCCTGCTGCGCTACGACCCGGCCACTGGCAAGACCGAGACACTGCTCAAGGAACTGTATTTCGCCAACGGCGTGGCGCTGTCGCAGAACGAGGACTTCGTGCTGGTCAACGAGACCTACCGCTACCGCATCACCCGCTACTGGCTCAAGGGCGAGAAGGCCGGGCAGCACGACGTGTTCATCGACAACCTGCCGGGTCTGCCGGACAACCTGGCCAGCGACCGCCACGGCACCTTCTGGGTCGCCCTGCCCTCGCCGCGCAAGGCCGACGCCGACCTGATCCAGCAACTGCCCTGGCTGAAACGCCAGCTCACCAAGCTGCCGCGCGCGGTCCTGCCCAAGCCGGTGCCCTATGGCCTGGTGATCCAGGTGAACGAAAAAGGCGAGATCGTGCGCAGCCTGCATGACACCAGCGGCCAGCACCTGCGCATGGTGACCTCGGCGAAGCCGGTGAACGGCATGCTCTACCTGGGCAGCCTGGAGAACGATCGGATCGGCCGGCTGACTCTGCACTGA
- a CDS encoding lysophospholipid acyltransferase family protein yields the protein MHNLQSEPRKAGPLRVALVGIATVMITLGYSVRVLALGAVGRLRRSKVDGFTRAWSGSLLRLTGARLSRHGEVPDFGDGRRYMILCTHSSFYDIPAIFVTMPGSIRMLAKKELFAVPVWGAAMRAAEFPSIDRHNRHQAMADLAKAREMMESGIVLWAAPEGTRSKDGKLQPFKKGCFRLAQQTDAVIVPVAIRGIQQLLPAGGLKLNLGMPVEVHVGQPIDSTAFTDTGVEALMDEVRERMLELLEPSAAPAKATAREAQSLA from the coding sequence ATGCACAACCTGCAATCGGAGCCGCGCAAGGCCGGCCCGCTGCGCGTCGCCCTGGTGGGCATCGCGACCGTCATGATCACCCTGGGCTACAGCGTTCGCGTGCTGGCGCTGGGAGCCGTGGGCCGGCTGCGTCGCAGCAAGGTCGACGGTTTCACCCGCGCCTGGTCAGGCAGCCTGCTGCGCCTGACCGGTGCGCGCCTGAGCCGTCACGGCGAGGTGCCGGACTTCGGTGATGGCCGCCGCTACATGATCCTTTGCACCCATTCCAGTTTCTACGATATTCCGGCGATCTTCGTGACCATGCCCGGCTCGATCCGCATGCTGGCGAAGAAAGAGCTGTTCGCCGTGCCGGTGTGGGGCGCGGCGATGCGCGCGGCGGAATTTCCTTCCATCGACCGGCACAATCGCCACCAGGCCATGGCTGACCTGGCGAAGGCGCGGGAAATGATGGAAAGCGGCATCGTGCTCTGGGCCGCGCCCGAGGGCACGCGTTCCAAGGATGGCAAGTTGCAGCCGTTCAAGAAGGGCTGTTTCCGCCTGGCCCAGCAGACCGACGCCGTCATCGTGCCGGTGGCGATCCGGGGCATCCAGCAACTGCTGCCGGCTGGCGGCCTGAAGCTGAACCTGGGAATGCCGGTGGAAGTGCACGTCGGCCAGCCCATCGACTCCACCGCCTTCACCGATACGGGCGTGGAGGCGCTGATGGACGAGGTGCGCGAGCGCATGCTCGAGTTGCTGGAGCCGTCGGCTGCGCCAGCCAAGGCGACTGCCCGTGAGGCGCAGTCGCTGGCCTGA
- a CDS encoding sulfurtransferase, translated as MTYARLLTPEQLAARLDDPNLVLLDCRFALEDPAYGARSYQENHIPGAHFADLNEDLSSPVIAGVTGRHPLPDPQRLQERLRTWGLDGDSEVVLYDDGPGAFAARAWWLLLWLGKREGVYLLDGGLAAWRAADLRLTTAETPERRGEFKAEPDNSLLIGADELSAQLGDAGLPLIDARGLPRFRGEVEPIDPVAGHIPGAQCAAFTDNLGSDGRFLRPEHLHQRFAGLLRGRPAEDLVAYCGSGVTACHNLFALSLAGYPLGRLYAGSWSEWITDDKRPVAKGD; from the coding sequence ATGACCTACGCCCGCCTGCTCACGCCCGAGCAACTGGCCGCCCGCCTCGATGACCCGAATCTCGTCCTGCTCGACTGCCGCTTTGCCCTGGAAGATCCCGCGTACGGCGCGCGCAGCTACCAGGAAAACCACATTCCAGGCGCCCATTTCGCCGACCTCAACGAGGACCTCTCGTCTCCGGTGATTGCGGGCGTCACAGGCCGCCATCCGCTGCCCGATCCGCAGCGCCTGCAGGAACGCCTGCGCACCTGGGGCCTGGATGGCGACAGCGAGGTAGTGCTCTACGACGATGGCCCCGGCGCGTTCGCCGCGCGGGCCTGGTGGCTGCTGCTGTGGCTGGGCAAACGCGAGGGTGTCTACCTGCTCGACGGCGGACTGGCTGCGTGGCGTGCAGCCGACCTGCGCCTGACTACCGCCGAGACGCCCGAACGCCGTGGCGAATTCAAGGCCGAGCCGGACAACAGCCTGCTGATCGGCGCCGATGAGCTGTCCGCGCAACTGGGCGACGCCGGCTTGCCGTTGATCGATGCCCGCGGCTTGCCGCGCTTCCGTGGCGAGGTCGAGCCGATCGACCCGGTGGCGGGACACATTCCCGGCGCCCAATGCGCAGCCTTCACTGACAATCTCGGCAGCGATGGTCGCTTCCTTCGCCCCGAGCACCTGCACCAGCGCTTCGCCGGCCTGCTGCGCGGCCGTCCGGCCGAGGATCTCGTCGCCTATTGCGGCTCCGGCGTCACGGCCTGCCACAATCTGTTCGCCCTGAGCCTGGCAGGTTATCCACTGGGTCGCCTGTACGCGGGCTCCTGGAGCGAATGGATCACCGACGACAAGCGCCCGGTAGCCAAGGGCGACTGA
- a CDS encoding tetratricopeptide repeat protein, with translation MRIHQTLLASALLCLCTLSATHAATLEATPCGLEDQWSELTGEDMVKAAKAGHASAQYNLGLEYDAGGDDFEQDYEKAAYWYRKAAEQGNACAQYNLGNAYDNGDGVEQDAEKAVFWYQKAVDQGDKDAQYNLAIMYENGTGVPRSDKKAFALYMKSAEQGDVDAEFEVAESYAKGRGVAKSPAQARDWYQKAADQGHEEAAEKLAAMPEFPPSI, from the coding sequence ATGCGCATCCACCAAACGCTTCTCGCCAGCGCACTGTTGTGCCTGTGCACCCTATCCGCAACCCACGCCGCCACGCTGGAGGCCACTCCTTGCGGCCTCGAGGACCAATGGTCCGAGCTGACCGGCGAGGACATGGTGAAGGCGGCGAAGGCCGGCCACGCATCGGCCCAGTACAACCTCGGCCTGGAATACGACGCCGGCGGCGATGACTTCGAGCAGGACTACGAGAAGGCGGCGTACTGGTACCGCAAGGCCGCCGAGCAGGGCAACGCCTGCGCCCAGTACAACCTCGGCAACGCCTACGACAATGGCGACGGCGTCGAGCAGGACGCGGAGAAGGCCGTGTTCTGGTACCAGAAGGCGGTTGACCAGGGCGACAAGGATGCCCAGTACAACCTGGCGATCATGTACGAGAACGGCACGGGCGTCCCGCGCAGCGACAAGAAGGCATTCGCCCTGTACATGAAGTCGGCGGAACAAGGCGATGTGGATGCCGAGTTCGAGGTGGCGGAAAGCTATGCCAAGGGCCGCGGCGTGGCGAAAAGCCCGGCGCAGGCGCGCGACTGGTACCAGAAGGCGGCGGACCAGGGCCATGAAGAGGCCGCGGAGAAGCTGGCAGCCATGCCGGAGTTCCCGCCCAGTATCTAA
- a CDS encoding outer membrane protein transport protein has translation MKTTWLKTTLALTISAASAQALANGIAINEQSASGAGTAYAGRASSALDASTIYGNPAGLSKLKRTEVSGGLAVVSAKDDISDAHSTASGSNKGDSVPLAAVPFGYFATPLDDKVSVGLGVYVPYGIINDYESGFQGRSHGSYSKVQVITVQPTISYKFNDVVAVGFGPTINRIDGKLENYLNTGALNGALGGNGDDTKISIKGDDTAAGFNVGLLVTPTDSTSIGATYHSKVKYELKGHTNVSNSPAGLFDSRMDASLDITLPESLDLSITQKLDDRWTVYGGTTWTRWSRLKSIEVQNTGAPLAAFDTIGEDLSWHDTWSAAIGTSYQWNDQWVLRTGFAYDPSPTTNEHRTVRIPVGDRKIFTLGAGYSPNADMTIDVAYAYLWESTAGVNQPDGQELAGLQLQPAYSAKYDNSAHGLTAQMTYRF, from the coding sequence ATGAAAACAACATGGCTCAAGACCACACTAGCCCTGACCATTAGCGCTGCCTCTGCCCAGGCCCTGGCCAACGGCATCGCCATCAACGAGCAGAGCGCCAGCGGCGCCGGTACCGCCTACGCGGGCCGTGCTTCTTCGGCATTGGACGCCAGCACCATCTACGGCAACCCCGCCGGTCTGTCCAAGCTCAAGCGCACCGAAGTCAGCGGTGGTCTTGCCGTGGTTTCCGCGAAGGACGACATCAGCGATGCCCACAGCACCGCCTCGGGCAGCAACAAGGGTGACTCCGTCCCCCTGGCCGCCGTGCCGTTCGGCTACTTCGCCACCCCGCTGGACGACAAGGTCAGCGTCGGCCTGGGCGTCTACGTGCCCTACGGCATCATCAACGACTACGAAAGTGGCTTCCAGGGCCGTTCCCACGGCTCCTACAGCAAAGTCCAGGTGATCACCGTCCAGCCGACCATCAGCTACAAGTTCAACGACGTGGTGGCCGTCGGCTTCGGTCCGACCATCAACCGCATCGACGGCAAGCTGGAAAACTACCTGAACACCGGCGCGCTGAACGGCGCCCTGGGCGGCAACGGCGACGACACCAAGATCAGCATCAAGGGTGACGACACCGCCGCAGGCTTCAACGTCGGCCTGCTGGTCACCCCGACCGACAGCACCTCCATCGGCGCGACCTACCACTCCAAGGTCAAGTACGAGCTGAAGGGCCACACCAACGTGTCCAACTCGCCGGCCGGCCTGTTCGATTCGCGCATGGATGCCAGCCTGGACATCACCCTGCCCGAGTCGCTGGACCTGTCCATCACCCAGAAGCTGGATGACCGCTGGACCGTTTACGGCGGCACCACCTGGACGCGCTGGAGCCGTCTGAAGTCCATCGAGGTTCAGAATACCGGCGCCCCGCTGGCCGCATTCGACACCATCGGCGAAGACCTCAGCTGGCACGACACCTGGTCCGCCGCCATCGGTACCTCCTACCAGTGGAACGACCAGTGGGTGCTGCGTACCGGCTTCGCCTACGATCCGTCGCCGACCACCAACGAGCACCGTACCGTGCGTATCCCGGTGGGCGATCGCAAGATCTTCACCCTGGGCGCCGGCTACTCGCCCAACGCCGACATGACCATCGACGTGGCCTACGCCTACCTGTGGGAATCCACCGCCGGCGTGAACCAGCCCGATGGCCAGGAACTGGCAGGCCTGCAACTGCAGCCGGCCTACAGCGCCAAGTACGACAACAGCGCCCATGGCCTGACCGCGCAGATGACCTATCGCTTCTGA
- a CDS encoding MarR family transcriptional regulator, translated as MTDTTLYDYLERIASLMRAWAREQPLMADLQPIQLSALNYLARCNRYSNTPLGVTDFLGLTKGTVSQSLKALEAKGLIEKRPDALDRRSVHLELTQEGRGLIDALVPPAFLRHAEETLGQRSELLVELLRELLATVQRQENVPGFGLCRTCRFHQKLDDGALCGLTGERLETREGDLICREHAEPDQAA; from the coding sequence ATGACCGATACGACCCTGTACGACTACCTCGAACGCATCGCCAGCCTGATGCGTGCCTGGGCCCGCGAGCAGCCGCTGATGGCTGACCTGCAGCCGATCCAGCTGAGCGCGCTGAATTACCTGGCGCGCTGCAACCGCTATTCGAATACGCCATTGGGGGTAACGGACTTCCTCGGGTTGACCAAGGGCACGGTGTCGCAGTCGCTCAAGGCGCTGGAGGCGAAAGGGCTGATCGAGAAGCGCCCGGACGCGCTGGACCGCCGCAGCGTGCATCTGGAGCTGACGCAAGAGGGCAGGGGATTGATCGATGCGCTGGTGCCGCCGGCCTTTCTGCGCCACGCCGAAGAGACGCTCGGCCAGCGCAGCGAGCTGCTGGTGGAACTGCTGCGCGAGCTTCTGGCGACGGTGCAGCGCCAGGAGAACGTGCCGGGCTTCGGCCTGTGCCGCACCTGTCGCTTCCATCAGAAGCTCGACGACGGCGCGCTGTGTGGTCTGACCGGGGAACGGCTGGAAACGCGCGAGGGCGATTTGATCTGCCGCGAACACGCCGAGCCCGACCAGGCGGCCTGA
- a CDS encoding thioredoxin family protein — MNKAVYYHAGCPVCVEAERALLPLLNREVELVHLGEQSPRVAEAEAAGVKSVPALVVDGQVLHLNFGAAIADLK, encoded by the coding sequence ATGAACAAAGCCGTTTACTACCATGCCGGTTGCCCCGTCTGCGTCGAAGCCGAGCGCGCGCTGCTGCCGTTGCTGAACCGGGAAGTGGAGCTGGTGCACCTCGGCGAGCAGTCGCCGCGGGTCGCCGAAGCCGAGGCCGCTGGCGTGAAATCGGTGCCGGCCCTGGTGGTCGATGGGCAGGTGCTGCACCTGAACTTCGGTGCGGCCATCGCCGACCTGAAGTGA
- a CDS encoding DUF2024 family protein, producing the protein MQVHVYDTHVRTRDGRYLHFDVLVEPDDASRAEEFAAHWLASRGIQAQDVQVSRCQFCHSEFSSPTVAESLRGQGYHIIEMEGC; encoded by the coding sequence ATGCAGGTCCACGTCTACGACACCCACGTGCGTACCCGCGATGGCCGCTACCTGCACTTCGACGTCCTCGTCGAGCCCGACGATGCCAGCCGCGCCGAGGAATTCGCGGCGCACTGGCTGGCATCGCGCGGCATTCAGGCGCAGGACGTGCAGGTCAGCCGTTGCCAGTTCTGCCACAGCGAATTCTCCTCCCCGACGGTGGCGGAATCGCTGCGCGGCCAGGGTTACCACATCATCGAAATGGAAGGATGCTGA
- a CDS encoding Rho-binding antiterminator, which translates to MDVYQPLHCDLHDYLEIACTYRYGLRIELRNGLVFEAAAVTTHTRRNAQGNLEEFLEVQVEGASRELRLDRLRAITPVVAEARFGRVVLNPA; encoded by the coding sequence ATGGACGTCTATCAGCCGCTGCACTGCGATCTCCATGATTACCTGGAGATCGCCTGCACCTATCGCTATGGGCTGCGCATCGAACTGCGCAATGGACTGGTGTTCGAGGCCGCCGCCGTGACGACCCACACACGGCGCAACGCCCAGGGTAACCTGGAGGAATTTCTGGAAGTGCAGGTGGAAGGCGCCAGCCGGGAGTTGCGGCTGGACCGCCTGCGCGCCATCACGCCGGTGGTGGCGGAGGCGCGCTTCGGGAGGGTGGTGCTGAATCCGGCCTGA